The following nucleotide sequence is from Candidatus Cloacimonadota bacterium.
CTGTTTTGCCAATACAATCAGGCACAAGAACATAGTCCCGGTTTGCTTCGTTTGCAATGTATAAAATATCATTATGAGGAAGGACTGTCATTTCTTCCAATATCGTTCTGAATGTTGGTACAGCAGAAATACTTCCATACCGGTGGTCATAGTCAGGTTCATCATAGATGATAACCATTACAACCTGCGGATCTTCGACCGGGAAAAAGCCAGCAAAACTTGTCACATAGCCTTCTTCCATATATCCCCCTTCTGGATCGAGTTTTTCGCCGGTTCCTGTTTTTCCTGCAATCGAAATATATCCAAGTTTCGTTCCAATCCCGAATCCTTCATCAACGACCATCTTGAGATATGCTCGTAATGTATCGAGTGCACACTGGTTTGAAACTTGTCTGACAATCGTTGGTCTGGGCTCGAAAAGTATTTTATCCTCAGCATCCTCGATTCTATAAATGATCTGAGGTTGGAGCATTTTTCCACCATTGGCTATTGCAGCATACGCATAGGCAAGCTGTAGCGCAGTGATTGTAAGTTCCTGCCCAAATGATAGAGAATGCAACGAATATTTTGACCATTTGCTCGGATGTCGAACCACACCAGCGCTCTCTCCATTGAGAATAATGCCGGATTTATGTCCAAATCCTAATTCGGTGAGCGTTTTATAGAGTTTAAAGGGTTCAATGTTATCTGCTATTCGAGTTATTCCGCAGTTACTGGATCTGGCAAGTACATGTTTAAATGGAAGATATTCAAGAGGTTTGACGTCAAAAATAGTCCTGTTACCGATCTTTCGAGTTCTGCAGTCGATGAGATCATTTGCATGATAGATGTCATCTTCAATTGCAATGAGTGTAGTAACTGGCTTCATTGTTGAACCCGGTTCATACTGCCAATTAATCGGATAGATGGGAAATGTGTGGCTGGCTCGAACCGAGCAATCGAGATATTCCCTATTGAATCCTCTCATTGCATAGATCTCACCTGTATGTGGTGAAACAATAATTCCAATTGCTCCTTTTGCGTCGTATTCTTCAATACCAAGTTTGAGATTTTTTTCAAGAATTGCCTGCAAATGAGCATCGATGGTAAGATAGATCGATTTACCGGCAGTTGGAGTCTGAAGGGGCATATCATCAAAGTGGTAGTCGTCACCTGTGCCGTATTGAATGACCTCTGACCAACCGTCTTCTCCGGTTAGTTCATTGTTTGAAACGAGTTCAATACCACAAAGAGCCCGATCATTATCATACTCATAAAACCCGATGAGCGGACCTGCAAGATTACCTTTGGGATACACC
It contains:
- a CDS encoding PASTA domain-containing protein, with amino-acid sequence MQENKGRITSIKVIFILVFLVFIIRLFSIQILDVYGFYNNYQRYKNKKNIIPAERGFIFDRHGIALAGNKKLYKLEFCPKLIHWDKKDSLSIQDRKIVYDEITNIVSLHTDKTYQELQERIATFEEKFPYGFELVRQIDAAQKDKILLALKGQGIYGVIEYKQKSERVYPKGNLAGPLIGFYEYDNDRALCGIELVSNNELTGEDGWSEVIQYGTGDDYHFDDMPLQTPTAGKSIYLTIDAHLQAILEKNLKLGIEEYDAKGAIGIIVSPHTGEIYAMRGFNREYLDCSVRASHTFPIYPINWQYEPGSTMKPVTTLIAIEDDIYHANDLIDCRTRKIGNRTIFDVKPLEYLPFKHVLARSSNCGITRIADNIEPFKLYKTLTELGFGHKSGIILNGESAGVVRHPSKWSKYSLHSLSFGQELTITALQLAYAYAAIANGGKMLQPQIIYRIEDAEDKILFEPRPTIVRQVSNQCALDTLRAYLKMVVDEGFGIGTKLGYISIAGKTGTGEKLDPEGGYMEEGYVTSFAGFFPVEDPQVVMVIIYDEPDYDHRYGSISAVPTFRTILEEMTVLPHNDILYIANEANRDYVLVPDCIGKTVKEASQILVEHNIDFTSFGEGDLVIDQFPKPGVTMLEGSALILQAGFQVFTQNNQNPNLTH